The following coding sequences are from one Seonamhaeicola sp. ML3 window:
- a CDS encoding T9SS type A sorting domain-containing protein has product MRKILFLLILLKGLLLSAQSLQHPIIHITADERAEVLDKISKYGWAQFAQNELKKSVDAKVAAHKSNPAQTINAIIALADDDNLSESEVGSANNEHFKVLSSAAHAGMLYYLTEDEDYAQYAADIIWHYFQELAPRTPETTAICGNYFFDPRSTYPHLAYAYDFIYNFLNTQGRQVYDKTAGTHIPFNNETAQKAMKNVAGNALLESGGVDNKYGKLVSNHPILTAPGALAAILCIDDDTERERLFNVFWNTGTRRQNSFTKTVMPIFGEQGIWPESTSYSFMSRIQLVLNMVDRIKPELDVIPQYRNVLDGVFLFENLRHPNRSYVRYGDSKRYNDGSKSLFRYVLSIAKRKGLTDLQDKAETALAQYYNAEGGRNQAFGTSAFGGLDHLGLFWGEEFPLNSTKEFNYKPTVIVKHAGVALQRNYTVNNNELYGLCGIIGGAHYVHSHATGITMELYGLGDIMAPNGGMPKTVAERKIPIHTNYFRLYAGNNTVIVNGTSKGRQQGSWSSNSYLWQNTTVNKAAEPAHLEDPLSPNFSFATQFLDDNINNSDQQRTLSTIRTSPTTAYYFDMFRSKSLNANNFHDYVYHNIGDATTIQTLDGSTLPTSTTNRYQNDIGDPVESPGWRFFENTNVTEPTSEAVFIRFDLEATNSYMNMFAPAGVTREYTKALGPATREALNGYVNKKTQIVAVRQQGEAWDKPYVYIFEPTKFTNPSVKSVSHIMNGEVITGAKVISEVNGAKITDYIFSNASNTSVSHHDINFTGEFGIVRTAIKDGKTNVSLYLGKGSNLEFLNETITGDAAGKAYKEFTLDYEYFSELPTNNFTIEVISETCTGKNNGKIIINALENFNYQVSINNTDYAFTNAITVEDLNPGTYDFCIVINGNDFEQCYQVTVEEGLSVTGKISPVKEGKVAITVDRGEAPYKVIKNGSLIFETQSANFSVDAAQGDEIVVKTSIECQGAMLSKIDFLSEFEVYPNPADNVFTIQSYGTNWKSLNIYNILGVRVYSNETVQNRLEIDTNQLKMTKGLYFIVVQGEKGNKFTKKLIVN; this is encoded by the coding sequence ATGAGAAAAATTTTATTTTTATTAATACTGTTAAAAGGACTGTTGCTTTCAGCTCAATCTTTACAACACCCTATCATTCACATAACTGCAGATGAGCGTGCTGAAGTTTTAGATAAAATTAGCAAATACGGTTGGGCTCAATTTGCACAAAATGAACTCAAGAAAAGTGTAGATGCTAAAGTTGCTGCTCATAAATCAAATCCGGCGCAAACTATTAATGCAATTATTGCATTGGCAGATGATGATAATCTTTCAGAAAGCGAAGTTGGTAGTGCAAATAATGAACATTTTAAAGTACTTAGTTCAGCAGCACATGCAGGGATGCTTTATTATTTAACAGAAGATGAAGATTACGCTCAATATGCAGCTGATATAATTTGGCATTATTTTCAAGAATTAGCACCTAGAACTCCTGAAACAACGGCAATTTGTGGAAATTACTTTTTCGATCCTAGAAGTACCTATCCTCATTTGGCATATGCTTATGATTTTATCTATAATTTTTTGAATACACAAGGTAGACAAGTTTACGATAAAACCGCAGGAACGCATATACCCTTTAATAATGAAACCGCACAAAAGGCAATGAAAAACGTTGCAGGAAATGCATTGTTAGAATCTGGAGGGGTAGATAATAAGTATGGCAAGTTGGTTTCTAATCACCCTATTCTTACAGCTCCTGGTGCTTTAGCAGCAATTTTATGTATAGATGATGATACTGAACGAGAACGTTTATTTAATGTGTTTTGGAATACAGGTACACGAAGACAAAATTCTTTCACCAAAACTGTAATGCCAATCTTTGGAGAACAAGGTATTTGGCCAGAGTCTACAAGCTATAGTTTTATGTCACGTATTCAGTTGGTGTTAAATATGGTAGATCGAATTAAGCCAGAATTAGACGTAATTCCTCAATACAGAAATGTATTGGATGGAGTATTCTTATTTGAGAACCTTCGTCATCCAAACAGGTCTTATGTCCGTTATGGCGATTCTAAACGCTATAATGATGGATCTAAATCTTTATTCAGATATGTATTAAGTATTGCAAAAAGAAAAGGATTAACAGATTTACAAGATAAAGCAGAAACAGCACTAGCACAATACTACAACGCTGAAGGTGGACGAAATCAAGCTTTTGGTACTTCAGCTTTTGGTGGTCTAGATCATCTTGGTTTATTTTGGGGAGAAGAATTCCCACTAAATTCAACTAAGGAATTTAACTATAAACCTACTGTTATCGTAAAGCACGCAGGAGTTGCGTTGCAACGTAACTACACAGTAAATAATAACGAGTTATACGGTTTGTGTGGTATTATTGGTGGTGCACATTATGTGCATTCTCATGCCACTGGTATTACAATGGAGTTATATGGGCTAGGTGATATCATGGCGCCTAATGGAGGTATGCCTAAAACCGTTGCAGAACGTAAAATACCAATACACACTAATTATTTTAGGCTTTATGCAGGTAACAACACTGTAATTGTAAATGGTACATCTAAAGGAAGGCAACAAGGGTCTTGGTCCAGCAATTCTTATCTATGGCAAAATACAACAGTTAATAAGGCAGCAGAACCAGCACATCTAGAAGACCCTTTGAGTCCAAACTTCAGTTTTGCTACTCAATTTTTAGATGATAATATAAATAATAGTGATCAACAACGTACGTTAAGTACCATAAGAACAAGCCCAACAACAGCCTATTATTTTGATATGTTTCGTTCAAAATCATTAAATGCAAATAATTTTCACGACTATGTTTATCACAACATAGGTGATGCTACAACTATTCAAACTTTAGATGGTTCAACGCTTCCTACTTCGACCACGAACAGATATCAAAATGATATAGGAGATCCAGTTGAATCTCCAGGTTGGCGCTTTTTTGAAAATACAAATGTAACAGAACCAACTAGTGAAGCTGTTTTTATTCGTTTTGATTTAGAAGCAACCAATTCTTATATGAATATGTTTGCACCTGCTGGAGTAACGAGAGAGTATACAAAAGCCTTAGGACCTGCGACACGTGAAGCACTGAATGGATATGTGAATAAGAAAACACAAATAGTAGCTGTAAGACAACAAGGTGAAGCATGGGATAAACCATATGTGTATATTTTTGAGCCTACTAAATTTACAAACCCTAGTGTAAAGTCCGTTTCGCATATAATGAATGGTGAGGTTATTACAGGCGCAAAAGTCATTTCAGAAGTAAATGGTGCTAAAATAACAGATTACATTTTTTCTAACGCTTCTAATACTTCAGTTTCTCATCATGATATTAATTTTACAGGCGAATTTGGTATTGTGCGTACTGCAATAAAAGATGGAAAAACAAATGTTTCTTTGTATTTAGGAAAAGGAAGTAATTTAGAATTTCTGAACGAAACAATCACAGGAGATGCCGCAGGAAAGGCGTACAAGGAATTCACTCTAGATTATGAATACTTTTCTGAGTTACCTACAAATAATTTTACTATCGAGGTAATAAGCGAAACTTGTACCGGAAAGAATAATGGTAAAATAATAATTAATGCTTTAGAAAATTTTAATTATCAGGTTTCAATAAATAATACCGATTATGCTTTTACAAACGCAATTACTGTTGAAGATTTAAACCCGGGAACTTATGATTTTTGTATAGTTATAAATGGCAATGATTTTGAACAGTGTTATCAAGTAACTGTTGAGGAAGGTCTTTCAGTTACAGGTAAAATCAGTCCTGTTAAAGAAGGTAAAGTTGCGATAACAGTAGATAGAGGTGAAGCACCGTATAAAGTTATAAAAAATGGAAGTTTGATTTTTGAAACGCAATCGGCGAATTTCTCAGTAGATGCAGCACAAGGTGATGAAATTGTTGTAAAAACAAGCATTGAATGCCAAGGCGCTATGCTATCTAAAATAGATTTCTTATCGGAGTTTGAAGTTTATCCAAATCCAGCGGACAATGTGTTTACCATACAATCTTATGGTACAAATTGGAAAAGCCTGAATATTTATAATATCCTAGGAGTTAGGGTATATTCAAATGAAACTGTTCAAAATAGATTGGAAATTGATACAAATCAGCTTAAAATGACAAAAGGCTTGTATTTTATTGTCGTTCAAGGCGAAAAAGGAAATAAATTTACCAAAAAACTAATAGTGAATTAA
- a CDS encoding BNR-4 repeat-containing protein has product MIKFQFLIKVFCCLLVVGCASKTKNTASSITDQENVDYFADNGFGNAVAIVQHPAGIYHKGITYVCYQGPLEDPYVVSYNHKTKAWKGPYKAGVSEMGKDPNRKTDNHGKPSIMIDDAGYIHITFGGHGGTKKYGENPLGNHHYGKNKHAVSKNPLDISSWEELENISPFGTYNQFIKMDNGDIYLFYRHGAHRSNWVYQKSTDNGRTFEAPVSFLKYKRRTDMAAVDSWYPWITKGKNDKLHIVFDYHLCSDKTPKTQGLGHIAKRYSVYYMAFNTTTGVWSNVEGEQLEVPVTREIADNKAIVAHTPGNWTFQGVVDIDELGNPHLGMTIGAEIEGSRRSASKTLNYFKWNGTRWMHAKNTGLPIGDGDIEVSSSKNISFYLEENDNGIGEVNRYDSSDGGQTFTKTKTFLRKQNSSFSISALIENAYPDARIIVAQNVPGEKYKKLYLLGDNGAVLRIKEEAQVLK; this is encoded by the coding sequence ATGATAAAATTTCAGTTTTTAATTAAAGTGTTTTGTTGTCTCTTAGTTGTTGGTTGTGCTTCTAAGACAAAAAATACAGCATCAAGCATAACTGACCAAGAAAATGTAGATTACTTTGCAGATAATGGTTTTGGTAATGCCGTTGCTATTGTGCAACATCCCGCAGGTATTTATCATAAAGGTATCACCTACGTTTGTTATCAAGGCCCCTTGGAAGACCCCTATGTGGTGTCATATAATCACAAGACCAAAGCATGGAAAGGACCTTACAAAGCTGGTGTGAGCGAAATGGGTAAAGACCCAAACCGAAAAACAGATAACCACGGAAAACCTTCAATAATGATAGATGATGCAGGTTATATTCACATTACTTTTGGAGGTCATGGAGGTACAAAAAAGTATGGAGAAAACCCTCTCGGTAATCATCACTATGGTAAAAATAAACATGCAGTTTCTAAAAACCCATTAGATATTTCTAGTTGGGAAGAATTAGAAAATATTTCGCCTTTTGGTACCTATAACCAATTTATAAAAATGGATAATGGGGATATCTACTTGTTTTATAGGCATGGTGCACACCGAAGTAATTGGGTGTATCAAAAATCTACAGATAATGGTAGAACTTTTGAAGCGCCTGTTTCATTTTTAAAATACAAGCGTAGAACAGATATGGCGGCTGTAGATTCTTGGTATCCTTGGATTACAAAAGGAAAAAACGATAAATTACATATTGTTTTCGACTATCATTTATGTAGTGATAAAACACCCAAAACACAAGGTTTAGGTCATATTGCAAAGAGATATAGTGTGTATTACATGGCCTTTAATACCACAACAGGTGTTTGGAGTAATGTTGAAGGTGAGCAACTAGAAGTACCGGTAACAAGAGAAATAGCCGATAATAAAGCTATTGTTGCCCATACTCCAGGCAATTGGACTTTTCAAGGTGTTGTGGATATTGATGAACTTGGTAACCCCCATTTGGGCATGACCATAGGTGCCGAAATTGAAGGTTCGCGTCGTAGTGCTTCAAAGACCTTAAACTATTTTAAATGGAATGGTACACGATGGATGCATGCTAAAAATACTGGATTACCCATTGGTGATGGCGACATAGAGGTGAGTTCTTCTAAAAATATTAGCTTTTATCTCGAAGAAAATGATAATGGTATTGGCGAAGTAAACAGGTATGATAGTTCAGATGGAGGTCAAACATTTACGAAAACCAAAACGTTTTTAAGAAAACAAAATTCCAGTTTTTCAATATCGGCGTTAATAGAAAATGCGTATCCAGATGCGCGAATTATTGTTGCACAAAACGTACCAGGAGAAAAGTATAAAAAACTGTATCTTTTGGGCGATAATGGTGCGGTATTAAGGATTAAAGAGGAAGCACAAGTTTTAAAATAA
- a CDS encoding sulfatase, producing the protein MRKLNKLGYLIMLIALCFSCGNKTNSGESKTEEAKETEQKPNVVFILSDDQSWTDYSFMGDENIETPRIDQFASESLTFKKAYVPTPLCSPSLATIITGLYPKDHGILGNDKVYDRSGNRKENRAEAYKPIISAFEKQTTLPDILKEQGYLSFQTGKWWHGNHKIGGFDYGMTHGDPKRGGRHGDYGLKIGRNGLDTINSYVNLALKEKKPFFLWYAPFLPHRPHTPPQRLLDKYLKKTDSEPLAKYWAMCEWFDETCGQLFDMFEEKGLTENTLFVYVCDNGWAQNPEKDGYLKHSKRAPYDMGIRTPIMYKWKGKITPKMDNSTISSSIDMVPTVLDILGIEKPENLPGVSVLDEEALKERKGIFGEVYAHDFDTIENSMFYNMAIFPPYKIIIPDPERKKNEVVQLFNIEEDPFEQNNIADANPNIVEDLTAKITAFRAE; encoded by the coding sequence ATGAGAAAACTAAACAAATTAGGGTATTTAATAATGCTAATAGCCTTATGTTTTTCCTGCGGAAATAAAACAAACTCAGGAGAGTCTAAAACAGAAGAAGCTAAAGAAACTGAACAAAAGCCAAACGTAGTGTTCATTCTATCTGACGACCAATCATGGACTGATTATAGTTTTATGGGTGATGAAAATATTGAAACCCCTCGTATTGACCAATTTGCATCAGAAAGTTTAACGTTTAAAAAAGCCTATGTACCTACACCTTTATGTTCGCCATCTTTGGCAACAATAATAACAGGGTTATATCCAAAAGACCATGGTATTTTAGGAAATGACAAGGTTTATGATCGTTCGGGTAACCGAAAAGAGAATAGAGCAGAAGCATATAAACCAATAATATCTGCCTTCGAAAAGCAAACAACACTTCCAGATATACTAAAAGAACAAGGCTACCTATCATTTCAAACGGGGAAATGGTGGCATGGTAACCACAAGATTGGTGGTTTCGATTATGGTATGACTCACGGTGACCCTAAGAGAGGCGGACGTCATGGTGATTACGGATTAAAAATTGGAAGAAACGGTTTAGATACAATAAATAGCTATGTGAATTTAGCACTAAAAGAAAAGAAACCATTTTTCTTATGGTATGCACCATTTTTACCGCACAGACCACATACACCACCGCAACGTTTATTGGATAAGTATTTGAAAAAAACAGATTCAGAGCCACTAGCTAAATATTGGGCGATGTGTGAGTGGTTTGATGAAACCTGCGGACAATTGTTCGATATGTTTGAAGAAAAAGGCTTAACAGAAAACACGTTATTCGTATATGTTTGTGATAATGGTTGGGCGCAAAATCCAGAAAAAGATGGGTATTTAAAACATTCTAAACGTGCGCCTTACGATATGGGTATTCGTACACCAATCATGTACAAGTGGAAGGGGAAAATTACACCTAAAATGGATAATTCAACCATTTCGAGTAGTATAGATATGGTGCCAACAGTATTGGATATTTTAGGCATTGAAAAACCAGAAAATTTACCTGGAGTAAGTGTTTTAGATGAAGAAGCCTTAAAAGAACGTAAGGGTATTTTTGGAGAGGTATATGCACACGATTTTGATACGATTGAAAATAGTATGTTTTACAACATGGCCATTTTTCCTCCTTACAAAATTATCATTCCAGACCCTGAAAGGAAAAAGAACGAGGTAGTACAACTATTCAATATTGAAGAGGACCCATTTGAGCAAAATAATATTGCAGACGCAAATCCAAATATCGTTGAGGATTTAACCGCAAAAATTACAGCATTTAGAGCGGAATAA
- a CDS encoding glycoside hydrolase family 2 protein has product MKYIVGISLLFISICTFANEPLLQNSYLRNGQSLNGRWHYIVDVYETGYYNYRMEPHDGTENPGSSAYFLNKKPQNKTDRVEYDFDAAPTMVVPGDWNSQEEKLFYYEGTVWYKKSFNVENYDASKRYYLHFGAVNYRADVYLNGKKLGVHVGGFTPFNFEVTHLFKEKDNFLIVKVDNKRAADEVPTLSTDWWNYGGITRDVTIYELDDTFIEDYKIQLTKNNNKEVSGYIQLNGENKGNQNVSLSIPELKINKSFTTDTNGFVAIKFPVKRVSYWSDANPKLYDVNIAISNDKISDKIGFRNIETNGKQILLNGEKIFLKGISIHEENVMRGGRAWSIEDAKVLLGWAKELGCNYVRLAHYPHNENMIRLADQMGILVWEEIPVYWTIQWTNTETYNKAETQLSELIQRDKNRACSIIWSMANETPTSKERLTFLTNLATTARKLDDTRLISAALEDHGKKENKNIMIVEDEFAEVVDVLSFNQYYGWYGGKIDNIKNIRWEIDIDKPVIISEFGAGALQGYHADNMTRWSEEFQELLYEETLPTLAKIPGISGITPWTLVDFRSPRRTLIPYQNGWNRKGLISETGNKKKAFYTLQSFYENIK; this is encoded by the coding sequence ATGAAATATATTGTTGGCATAAGCCTACTGTTCATTTCAATTTGCACGTTTGCAAATGAACCTCTGTTACAGAATAGTTACTTAAGAAACGGACAAAGCCTTAACGGTAGGTGGCATTACATTGTAGATGTTTACGAAACAGGGTATTACAATTACAGAATGGAACCTCATGATGGTACCGAAAATCCAGGTTCTAGTGCCTACTTTTTAAATAAGAAGCCACAAAATAAAACGGATAGGGTGGAGTATGATTTTGATGCGGCGCCTACTATGGTTGTTCCCGGTGACTGGAATTCTCAGGAGGAAAAACTGTTTTATTACGAAGGCACCGTTTGGTATAAAAAGTCATTTAATGTTGAAAATTATGATGCGTCTAAACGTTACTATTTACATTTTGGAGCAGTAAACTATAGGGCAGATGTCTATTTGAATGGTAAAAAATTAGGAGTTCATGTTGGTGGATTCACACCGTTTAATTTCGAAGTGACCCATCTTTTTAAAGAAAAAGACAACTTTTTAATTGTTAAAGTAGATAACAAACGTGCTGCTGATGAGGTGCCAACATTAAGTACAGATTGGTGGAATTACGGCGGTATTACTAGAGATGTTACTATTTATGAGTTAGATGACACGTTTATTGAAGATTATAAAATTCAACTGACTAAAAACAACAATAAGGAGGTTTCCGGATACATTCAATTGAATGGAGAAAATAAGGGGAATCAAAACGTTAGCCTTTCCATCCCAGAATTAAAAATTAATAAATCTTTTACAACGGATACTAACGGATTTGTTGCGATAAAATTTCCTGTGAAACGTGTGTCGTATTGGAGTGATGCAAATCCGAAACTATACGATGTAAACATTGCCATTTCAAACGATAAAATATCGGATAAAATTGGCTTTAGAAATATTGAAACTAATGGGAAGCAAATTTTATTAAATGGCGAAAAAATATTTCTGAAAGGTATTTCCATTCATGAAGAAAACGTAATGCGTGGCGGTAGAGCTTGGTCTATTGAAGATGCTAAAGTATTGTTGGGTTGGGCAAAAGAATTGGGTTGTAATTATGTGCGTTTAGCGCACTATCCGCATAATGAGAACATGATTCGTCTGGCAGACCAAATGGGTATCTTAGTTTGGGAAGAAATACCTGTGTACTGGACCATACAGTGGACGAACACCGAAACCTATAACAAGGCTGAAACACAGTTGTCAGAATTAATCCAACGTGATAAAAATAGAGCCTGTTCCATCATTTGGTCTATGGCCAACGAAACACCAACGTCTAAAGAGCGTTTAACTTTTTTAACCAATTTAGCAACCACGGCTAGAAAATTAGATGACACGCGTTTAATTAGTGCCGCTTTAGAAGACCATGGTAAAAAAGAAAACAAAAACATCATGATTGTAGAAGATGAATTTGCTGAGGTTGTGGATGTGCTAAGTTTCAACCAATACTATGGTTGGTATGGAGGTAAAATTGATAACATCAAAAACATACGTTGGGAAATTGATATCGATAAACCTGTAATTATTTCAGAGTTTGGTGCAGGTGCGCTTCAAGGATATCATGCAGATAATATGACACGTTGGAGTGAAGAATTTCAGGAATTATTATATGAAGAAACCTTACCAACATTGGCTAAAATACCTGGAATAAGTGGTATTACACCATGGACTTTAGTCGATTTTAGGTCACCAAGACGTACTTTAATTCCATATCAAAACGGCTGGAACAGAAAAGGCTTGATATCAGAAACAGGAAACAAAAAGAAAGCCTTTTACACCTTGCAATCGTTTTATGAAAACATCAAATAA
- a CDS encoding sulfatase has translation MRKLLTLIAVCGLLICSCKSKSASERATSQEPSNPNVLFIAVDDLNNMIGPIDNFSNVKTPNFDRLANMGVTFTNAHVQAPLCGPSRASIMTGLRPSNTGIYGMAHDNDVRRDGNSATKDITFLPEYFGNNGYHTMGIGKLFHNHAPDSVFHESGGRVRGFGPLPKKRFVWDGYGKGIKGVHGRTSTDWGAFPETDSLMPDHASANWAIERLQRDYDQPFFLGVGFLRVHVPLYVPQKWFDLYPLEDIETPPYKADDLTDIPNVGLQINDLPMMPTTNWAIESGEWKKIVQAYLACISFVDNQLGRVLDALENSKYADNTVIVLWSDHGYRLGEKETFAKHGLWETATKAPLMFAGPSLPKGKKIDAPVEFLSIYPTLLELSDLPAYSRNEGKSLVSMMTNDEGVEDAHALTTYGMNNHAVRTNEFRYIQYEDGTQELYDHSNDPNEWTNVAGNEEYNEKIEELKQLLPTINVKWDEKSKYTFQPYFVEQKARTSGEN, from the coding sequence ATGAGAAAATTACTCACATTAATTGCTGTTTGTGGATTACTAATTTGTTCTTGTAAAAGTAAATCTGCATCAGAGCGAGCTACTTCGCAAGAACCTTCAAACCCCAATGTATTGTTTATCGCTGTAGATGATTTGAACAATATGATAGGGCCAATCGATAACTTTTCAAACGTAAAAACACCAAATTTTGATAGGTTAGCAAATATGGGTGTAACATTCACCAATGCGCATGTTCAAGCACCACTTTGCGGGCCTTCAAGAGCCTCAATTATGACGGGGCTGCGACCATCAAATACGGGTATTTACGGAATGGCTCATGACAATGACGTAAGACGAGATGGAAATTCAGCAACAAAAGATATTACCTTTTTACCAGAATATTTTGGTAACAATGGCTACCATACTATGGGTATAGGCAAGTTGTTTCATAATCATGCTCCCGATAGTGTGTTTCATGAGTCTGGTGGACGTGTTAGAGGTTTTGGGCCATTGCCTAAAAAACGATTTGTTTGGGATGGCTACGGAAAAGGTATCAAAGGTGTTCATGGTAGAACGAGTACCGATTGGGGTGCATTTCCTGAAACCGATAGTTTGATGCCCGACCATGCTTCTGCAAATTGGGCCATTGAACGTTTACAAAGAGATTATGACCAACCTTTCTTTTTAGGGGTTGGATTTTTACGCGTGCACGTACCGTTATATGTCCCTCAAAAGTGGTTTGATTTATATCCTTTGGAAGATATTGAAACACCGCCTTATAAAGCAGATGATTTGACTGATATTCCCAATGTTGGTTTACAAATTAACGATTTACCGATGATGCCAACCACAAATTGGGCGATTGAAAGTGGTGAGTGGAAAAAAATTGTACAAGCTTATTTAGCGTGTATTAGTTTTGTAGATAACCAATTAGGGCGTGTATTAGATGCTTTAGAAAATAGCAAATATGCCGATAATACGGTTATTGTTTTGTGGTCAGACCACGGGTATCGTCTGGGTGAGAAAGAAACTTTTGCTAAACACGGATTATGGGAAACAGCAACTAAAGCACCATTGATGTTCGCTGGTCCAAGTTTGCCAAAAGGTAAAAAGATTGACGCACCAGTGGAGTTTTTATCCATTTACCCGACGCTATTAGAACTCAGTGATTTACCGGCCTATTCAAGAAATGAAGGTAAAAGTTTAGTATCCATGATGACCAATGACGAAGGTGTTGAAGACGCTCATGCATTAACAACTTATGGTATGAATAACCATGCGGTAAGAACCAATGAGTTTAGATACATTCAATATGAAGATGGTACACAAGAATTGTACGACCATAGTAATGACCCTAACGAGTGGACGAATGTTGCAGGTAATGAGGAGTACAATGAAAAAATTGAGGAATTAAAACAATTATTGCCTACTATAAATGTAAAATGGGATGAAAAATCGAAATACACGTTTCAACCTTATTTTGTAGAACAGAAAGCGCGTACTAGCGGCGAAAATTAA